Proteins encoded in a region of the Streptomyces violaceoruber genome:
- a CDS encoding NAD(+)/NADH kinase, with product MTIERVGLVVHGGREGAAEAAREVREWCDENAVACTDIDVWSDTGRHSAREEVDAAGDPDLVVTLGGDGTFLRGARLAAENDALILGVDLGRVGFLTEVPAPAVRSALDAVRDGGLEPESRMLLTLRASRLLEIPAEMEALLRYGRGPLLPPPRVRTDCESGDEWGIALNVTALNDVVLEKLSRDRQISVGVYIAGRLLASYSADALLVATPTGSTAYSFAAGGPVVSPRAEALVFTAVAPHMTFDRSVVTAPDEPVGLRILERSGRAAVSIDGQLRGVLDPGDWLGVYAAPRRLRAVRLGPMDFYGRLRERMRLTDAPAAVADGTPAPLWPVSTPPPGDLAHLALPVPGAEGASGDLLREQS from the coding sequence GTGACGATCGAGCGGGTCGGACTCGTGGTCCACGGCGGTCGCGAGGGCGCCGCCGAAGCGGCACGGGAAGTCCGGGAGTGGTGCGACGAGAACGCCGTCGCCTGCACGGACATCGACGTGTGGAGCGATACCGGGCGGCACAGCGCCCGGGAGGAGGTGGACGCGGCCGGCGACCCGGACCTCGTCGTGACCCTGGGCGGTGACGGCACCTTCCTGCGCGGCGCACGGCTGGCGGCGGAGAACGACGCCCTCATCCTGGGCGTGGACCTGGGACGAGTGGGGTTCCTGACCGAGGTGCCCGCCCCGGCGGTGCGCTCCGCCCTCGACGCCGTCCGGGACGGCGGGCTGGAGCCGGAGAGCCGCATGCTGCTCACTCTGCGTGCCTCCCGGCTCCTGGAGATCCCCGCGGAGATGGAAGCGCTCCTGCGGTACGGGCGCGGACCGCTGCTGCCGCCCCCGCGGGTGCGGACCGACTGCGAGAGCGGCGACGAGTGGGGCATCGCCCTGAACGTCACGGCCCTCAACGACGTCGTGCTCGAGAAGCTGTCGAGGGACCGGCAGATCTCCGTCGGGGTCTACATCGCGGGCCGGCTGCTCGCCTCGTACTCCGCCGACGCGCTGCTCGTCGCGACCCCGACGGGATCCACCGCCTACAGTTTCGCCGCGGGCGGCCCGGTCGTGTCGCCCCGCGCCGAAGCCCTCGTCTTCACCGCGGTGGCCCCGCACATGACGTTCGACCGCTCCGTGGTCACCGCACCGGACGAGCCCGTCGGGCTGCGGATCCTCGAACGGTCGGGCCGGGCCGCCGTGAGCATCGACGGACAGCTGCGGGGCGTGCTCGATCCCGGTGACTGGCTCGGCGTCTACGCCGCCCCGCGCCGGCTGCGGGCGGTGCGGCTGGGGCCCATGGACTTCTACGGCCGCCTGCGCGAGCGCATGCGGCTCACCGACGCCCCGGCCGCGGTCGCCGACGGTACGCCCGCCCCGCTGTGGCCGGTGAGCACGCCACCACCGGGAGACCTCGCCCATCTGGCGCTGCCGGTGCCGGGCGCCGAAGGGGCCTCCGGTGATCTTCTCCGCGAACAGTCGTAA
- a CDS encoding spore-associated protein A: MQAVGATLTAVGAIGAGLLVTAPAAGAATAGATASYNGVCGSGYKVVNSMPIGSTGTVYLTYNSATGKNCTVTIRNTTGTPTYMVAYVRNIESGADQYDEGDYRSYAGPVYVSARGACVEWGGVIGNLQAWNYGSNCGALAAKAPQKDWFAGQR; the protein is encoded by the coding sequence ATGCAAGCCGTAGGGGCGACGCTGACCGCCGTCGGGGCCATCGGGGCGGGGCTGTTGGTGACCGCCCCCGCCGCCGGCGCGGCGACCGCGGGCGCGACCGCGTCGTACAACGGGGTCTGCGGCTCCGGCTACAAGGTGGTGAACTCCATGCCGATCGGTTCCACCGGCACGGTGTACCTCACCTACAACTCGGCCACGGGCAAGAACTGCACCGTGACCATCCGCAACACGACGGGCACACCGACGTACATGGTGGCCTACGTGCGCAACATCGAAAGCGGCGCGGACCAGTACGACGAGGGCGACTACCGGTCGTACGCCGGGCCGGTCTACGTGTCCGCGCGCGGCGCCTGCGTCGAGTGGGGCGGCGTCATCGGCAATCTGCAGGCCTGGAACTACGGCTCCAACTGCGGCGCGCTGGCCGCCAAGGCCCCGCAGAAGGACTGGTTCGCCGGCCAACGCTGA
- a CDS encoding class I SAM-dependent DNA methyltransferase: MTSSQLWTRETADRYDAEEAESGMGSAAVLGPTVDFLAELAGEGRALEFAIGTGRVGVPLRERGVPVAGIELSEHMAAVLRRKAAEETLPVTLGDMATTVVPGEFTLVYLVYNTITNLLTQDEQVECFRNAARHLGPGGRFVIELGVPPLRFLPPGQVAVPFDVSERHLGFDTFDLVEQILVSNHFTRDPGDGSYRRDNSRHRYAWPAELDLMARIAGLELERRVADWDGAPFTADSAKHISVWRKPA, encoded by the coding sequence GTGACGAGCAGCCAGCTGTGGACCCGTGAGACCGCCGACCGCTACGACGCCGAGGAGGCGGAGAGCGGGATGGGCTCCGCCGCCGTTCTGGGACCGACCGTCGACTTCCTCGCCGAGCTCGCCGGGGAGGGCCGGGCACTGGAGTTCGCCATCGGGACCGGGCGCGTGGGCGTCCCGCTGCGGGAACGCGGCGTGCCGGTGGCGGGCATCGAGCTTTCCGAGCACATGGCGGCGGTCCTGCGGCGCAAGGCCGCCGAGGAGACGCTGCCGGTGACCCTCGGGGACATGGCCACGACCGTGGTGCCCGGCGAGTTCACCCTGGTCTATCTCGTGTACAACACCATCACCAACCTGCTCACGCAGGACGAGCAGGTCGAGTGTTTCCGCAACGCGGCCCGCCATCTGGGCCCCGGCGGCCGATTCGTCATCGAGCTGGGTGTGCCACCGCTGCGGTTCCTGCCGCCCGGGCAGGTCGCGGTGCCGTTCGACGTCTCCGAGCGGCACCTCGGCTTCGACACCTTCGACCTGGTCGAGCAGATCCTCGTCTCCAACCACTTCACGCGCGACCCCGGCGACGGCTCCTACCGCCGGGACAACTCCCGGCACCGGTACGCCTGGCCGGCGGAGCTCGACCTGATGGCCCGGATCGCCGGACTCGAGCTGGAGCGACGCGTCGCGGACTGGGACGGGGCTCCGTTCACCGCGGACTCGGCGAAGCACATCTCCGTGTGGCGCAAGCCCGCCTGA
- a CDS encoding MerR family transcriptional regulator: protein MLIGEVARRSGVSARMLRHYESLGLVRPSGRTGSGYREYSRADIRRIFHIESLRSLGLSLREIGRALDEPGFAPAALVDDLIRRTRERIAAETELLTRLRRIDAAGPAGWEDVLQAVALLQALGSKSADARQRAALSSVQDASVPVEALVDAVLSETDTNVAGALRWALARSGDDAAALLARGLDSPVAEVRARAVRALAELSGVEATARLRHALDGPDAVVRGYAALALGSRGAGEAVPTLVDMIVAGRNDTDAADALSVLASDPATADRIAAGLVGRLCDGTTDAAARGRLTQALAGIPGTRASSALAELSRDEERAVALTATYLLRLREEP from the coding sequence GTGTTGATCGGTGAGGTGGCGCGACGGTCCGGGGTCAGTGCCCGCATGCTCAGGCACTACGAGTCGCTCGGCCTGGTGCGGCCCTCGGGACGTACGGGCTCGGGATACCGGGAGTACTCCCGTGCGGACATCCGGCGGATCTTCCACATCGAGAGCCTGCGGTCGCTGGGGCTGTCGCTGCGCGAGATCGGCCGCGCGCTCGACGAACCCGGGTTCGCTCCCGCCGCACTCGTGGACGACCTCATCCGCCGCACACGTGAACGGATCGCGGCGGAGACGGAGTTGCTCACCCGGCTGCGCCGGATCGACGCGGCGGGCCCGGCCGGCTGGGAGGACGTCCTCCAGGCCGTCGCGCTCCTCCAGGCACTGGGCTCGAAGAGCGCGGACGCACGCCAGCGCGCGGCCCTCTCCTCGGTCCAGGACGCCTCGGTGCCGGTGGAGGCCCTGGTCGACGCGGTGCTGAGCGAGACGGACACCAATGTCGCCGGAGCCCTTCGCTGGGCGCTGGCACGATCGGGCGACGACGCCGCGGCACTGCTGGCCCGGGGGCTGGACTCACCGGTGGCGGAGGTGCGGGCGCGTGCCGTGCGGGCGCTCGCCGAGCTGTCCGGCGTGGAGGCCACCGCGCGGCTGCGGCACGCCCTCGACGGACCCGACGCCGTGGTCCGCGGGTACGCGGCACTGGCGCTCGGGTCGCGTGGGGCGGGCGAGGCGGTGCCGACGCTCGTCGACATGATCGTGGCGGGACGGAACGACACCGACGCGGCCGACGCGCTGAGCGTGCTGGCGAGCGACCCCGCGACGGCGGACCGGATCGCCGCCGGGCTCGTCGGCCGTCTCTGCGACGGCACCACCGACGCGGCCGCGCGCGGCCGGCTGACGCAGGCGCTTGCGGGCATCCCGGGCACGCGGGCGTCCAGTGCCCTGGCGGAACTGTCCCGGGACGAGGAGCGCGCCGTCGCGCTCACCGCGACGTATCTGCTGCGGCTGCGCGAGGAGCCGTAA
- a CDS encoding HEAT repeat domain-containing protein, with protein sequence MTMTRQDTDALRAFESLADPSASVRLRAALAVGTAPHPRFVEGLVERSAVEPEFFVRDMLTWALTRHPVAATLPPLVREVGSKLPQARSQALHTLSKIGDRRAWPAVAGAALSDADDEVARSAWRAAVVLVPEGEEQALARALAPQLGRGDRETQLSLSRALVALGESAGAVLEAAATTAPAPHVRAHALATRRLLRDPDSGFEAAIEEAKRVVALGGSGHEGP encoded by the coding sequence ATGACCATGACGAGACAGGACACGGATGCCCTGCGAGCGTTCGAGAGCCTGGCCGACCCCAGTGCGTCCGTGCGGCTGCGGGCGGCCCTCGCGGTCGGTACGGCACCGCACCCGCGCTTCGTGGAAGGGCTCGTCGAACGGTCCGCGGTCGAGCCGGAGTTCTTCGTCCGCGACATGCTGACCTGGGCGCTCACCCGTCATCCGGTGGCCGCGACGCTTCCCCCGCTGGTCCGTGAGGTGGGCTCGAAGCTCCCGCAGGCGCGCAGCCAGGCGCTGCACACGCTGTCCAAGATCGGGGACCGGCGGGCGTGGCCGGCGGTCGCCGGGGCGGCGCTGTCCGACGCCGACGACGAGGTGGCGCGCAGCGCCTGGCGGGCCGCGGTCGTCCTCGTCCCCGAGGGCGAGGAGCAGGCCCTGGCCCGGGCGCTGGCCCCGCAGTTGGGGCGCGGCGACCGGGAGACGCAGCTGAGTCTCAGCCGGGCGCTGGTCGCGCTGGGCGAGTCGGCCGGGGCGGTCCTGGAGGCCGCCGCGACGACCGCCCCCGCCCCGCACGTGCGTGCGCACGCCCTGGCCACGCGGCGGCTGCTGCGCGACCCGGACTCCGGGTTCGAGGCGGCGATCGAGGAGGCGAAGCGCGTCGTGGCCCTCGGCGGGTCCGGTCACGAGGGACCATAG
- a CDS encoding SAM-dependent methyltransferase — MTGESSSIDSTRPTIARVYDYLLGGKDNYAADREIGDVFKRDLPGSVAIAFANRAALTRAVGEIVTRTGVRQFIDLGSGLPTVDNVHQVAQRRAPETRVVYVDTDPQVLVHGRALLEENDRTRFVPVDVRDPEGIRSHPDTRQLIDFDRPVAVMFSAILHHVNDDEDPAAIVRYWRGQVPSGSLFFVSHFRSGNNPETVEAEKVLQETFGRGRWRTDAEIEALLDGLEILEPGIVPASLWRPGATAGTYDDGGERELTVWERLIAAGMARKP; from the coding sequence ATGACGGGAGAGAGTTCCTCCATCGACAGCACCAGGCCGACCATCGCCCGGGTCTACGACTACCTGCTCGGCGGCAAGGACAACTACGCGGCGGACCGCGAGATCGGCGACGTGTTCAAACGCGACCTGCCGGGTTCGGTGGCGATCGCCTTCGCCAATCGCGCGGCGCTGACGCGGGCGGTGGGGGAGATCGTGACGAGGACCGGGGTGCGCCAGTTCATCGACCTCGGCAGCGGCCTGCCCACCGTCGACAACGTGCACCAGGTCGCGCAACGGCGGGCGCCCGAGACCCGGGTGGTGTACGTCGACACCGATCCCCAAGTCCTCGTCCACGGGCGGGCGCTGCTGGAGGAGAACGACCGGACCCGGTTCGTGCCCGTCGATGTGCGCGACCCCGAGGGGATCCGCAGCCACCCGGACACCCGGCAGCTGATCGACTTCGACCGTCCCGTCGCCGTCATGTTCAGCGCCATCCTCCACCACGTCAACGACGACGAGGACCCCGCCGCGATCGTCCGCTACTGGCGCGGCCAAGTGCCGTCCGGGAGCCTCTTCTTCGTCAGCCACTTCCGCTCCGGGAACAACCCGGAGACGGTGGAGGCGGAGAAGGTCCTCCAGGAGACGTTCGGCCGCGGCCGGTGGCGGACGGACGCGGAGATCGAGGCCCTGCTGGACGGACTGGAGATCCTGGAGCCGGGGATAGTGCCGGCGTCCCTGTGGCGTCCCGGGGCGACCGCCGGAACGTACGACGACGGCGGTGAACGGGAGTTGACCGTCTGGGAGCGTCTCATCGCCGCCGGGATGGCCCGCAAGCCGTAG
- a CDS encoding haloacid dehalogenase type II: protein MAGGILGIEVVVFDVLGTLVDEPRGLRAGIREAVPAADDAFVDELLALWQGHVEREQRRVVRGRRAYADSGIIDAEAARLVADRAGVGDPAAVDRLAAAGRRLPPWSDSAAGLDRLTRRLVVLGLSNASHTAVPRIAAYAGLRWHGALSGETVRAYKPAPEVYRLAVDTAGRPPDRVLMVAAHAWDLRGARAGGMRTAYVRRPGGDPPTGSDDFDGRFEALDELADALRL, encoded by the coding sequence ATGGCTGGTGGGATCCTCGGCATCGAGGTCGTCGTCTTCGACGTCCTCGGCACACTGGTGGACGAGCCCCGCGGGCTTCGGGCGGGGATCCGGGAGGCGGTACCCGCGGCCGACGACGCGTTTGTCGACGAGTTGCTCGCCCTGTGGCAGGGGCACGTGGAGCGGGAGCAGCGGCGCGTCGTGCGGGGGCGGCGCGCGTACGCCGACAGCGGGATCATCGACGCGGAGGCCGCTCGGCTGGTGGCCGACCGTGCGGGCGTCGGTGATCCGGCGGCCGTCGACCGGCTGGCCGCGGCGGGCCGGCGCCTGCCGCCCTGGAGCGACTCCGCCGCCGGACTGGACCGGCTGACGCGGCGCCTGGTGGTGCTGGGTCTCTCCAACGCCAGTCACACCGCCGTGCCGCGGATCGCCGCGTACGCCGGGCTGCGCTGGCACGGGGCCCTGTCGGGCGAGACCGTCCGCGCCTACAAGCCGGCGCCGGAGGTCTACCGGCTCGCCGTCGACACCGCGGGGCGCCCGCCGGACCGCGTGCTCATGGTGGCCGCCCACGCCTGGGACCTCCGCGGCGCCCGGGCGGGCGGCATGCGGACCGCGTACGTGCGCCGCCCCGGCGGAGATCCGCCGACGGGCTCCGACGACTTCGACGGACGCTTCGAGGCACTGGACGAACTGGCCGACGCGCTCCGCCTCTGA
- a CDS encoding CGNR zinc finger domain-containing protein, with amino-acid sequence MDFAFVSGSPALDLTGTVLSRRDEPVDLLAVPADLERWVAACEGLPDRVTATPSAFDAALNLREAVYRLALDRVLDRRFHIPSLEVVNAAAAGPLPTVRLGDAGVRMSGDLTAVLTHVARSGIAVLADPGARLKECGRTDCTRVYLDRSRGARRAWCGMEECGNRVKAAAYRARRRTSAAPSGRAEH; translated from the coding sequence GTGGACTTCGCCTTCGTGAGTGGCAGCCCGGCCCTCGATCTGACCGGCACCGTGCTGTCCCGCCGGGACGAGCCGGTCGACCTGCTGGCAGTGCCCGCGGACCTCGAGCGGTGGGTGGCCGCCTGCGAGGGGCTGCCCGACCGCGTCACCGCCACCCCCTCGGCCTTCGACGCGGCACTGAACCTGCGGGAAGCCGTCTACCGTCTCGCGCTCGACCGCGTCCTCGACCGCCGTTTCCACATCCCGAGCCTCGAGGTCGTCAACGCCGCCGCCGCCGGGCCGCTGCCCACCGTCCGGCTCGGCGACGCGGGGGTGCGGATGTCCGGGGACCTGACCGCCGTACTGACCCATGTGGCCAGGAGCGGTATCGCCGTGCTCGCCGACCCCGGCGCCCGCCTCAAGGAGTGCGGCCGCACCGACTGCACCCGCGTCTACCTCGACCGCTCACGCGGCGCCCGGCGCGCCTGGTGCGGGATGGAGGAGTGCGGCAACCGCGTCAAGGCCGCGGCCTACAGAGCCCGCAGACGCACCTCGGCCGCACCGTCCGGGCGGGCGGAACACTGA
- a CDS encoding phosphatase PAP2 family protein, with amino-acid sequence MTGRPGPAVLPSWLRVWFVLMACLAAPVVLVLGAVYADESEPREWDMRIFAAVDGVGPPWRHVAVVTDFLGEPAGAVLLVAAVVTGCLLLRHPRAAVFVVTGAGLTVGTTTLLKPVVGRTIHGDNLSYPSGHTAFLTAIALMVSLLAAGRLGLGRAAGTAFVFAAGLVAGAAMGWAQVALGSHYATDTLGGWCTALAVLPVTAWLVDRTADRLTDRWAGLPAHPPDEWTAGPPCDRRAERRADAGRRQGS; translated from the coding sequence GTGACCGGCCGGCCGGGGCCCGCGGTGCTGCCGTCGTGGCTGCGCGTGTGGTTCGTGCTCATGGCCTGCCTCGCCGCGCCGGTGGTCCTCGTCCTCGGGGCCGTGTACGCCGACGAGAGCGAGCCGCGCGAGTGGGACATGCGGATCTTCGCGGCGGTGGACGGGGTGGGGCCGCCGTGGCGGCACGTCGCCGTGGTCACGGACTTCCTGGGGGAGCCCGCGGGGGCGGTGCTGCTGGTCGCGGCCGTCGTGACCGGCTGCCTGCTGCTCCGGCATCCGCGCGCGGCGGTGTTCGTCGTGACCGGCGCAGGCCTGACCGTGGGGACGACGACGCTGCTCAAACCCGTGGTGGGGCGCACCATCCACGGCGACAACCTCTCCTACCCGAGCGGGCACACCGCCTTCCTCACCGCGATCGCCCTCATGGTGTCGCTGCTCGCGGCCGGACGCCTCGGTCTCGGCAGGGCGGCCGGCACGGCCTTCGTGTTCGCGGCGGGGCTGGTGGCCGGCGCGGCCATGGGCTGGGCGCAGGTCGCCCTGGGCTCCCACTACGCGACCGACACGCTCGGCGGCTGGTGCACCGCGCTGGCGGTGCTCCCGGTCACCGCGTGGCTGGTCGACCGGACGGCCGACCGGCTGACCGACCGGTGGGCCGGCCTCCCGGCCCACCCGCCGGACGAGTGGACGGCCGGCCCGCCCTGCGACCGGCGGGCCGAGCGGAGGGCCGACGCCGGTCGGCGGCAGGGCAGCTGA
- a CDS encoding glutamate-1-semialdehyde 2,1-aminomutase, which yields MNAEELGLPRSRQANERLHALVPGGAHTYAKGDDQYPENLAPVISHGRGAHVWDVDGNRYVEYGSGLRSVSLGHAHPRVTEAVRRELDRGSNFVRPSIVEVDAAERFLATVPTAEMVKFAKNGSDATTAAVRLARAATGRPRVAVCADHPFFSVDDWFIGTTPMSAGIPAATNELTVAFPYGDLAATEDLLARHEGEVACLILEPATHTEPPPGYLAGLRELADRHGCVLVFDEMITGFRWSEAGAQGLYGVVPDLSTFGKALGNGFAVAALAGRRELMELGGLRHSGDRVFLLSTTHGAETHALAAAMAVQGTYVEEGVTARLHALGDRLAAGVREAAASMGVGDHVVVRGRASNLVFATLDENGQPSQRYRTLFLRQLLAGGVLAPSFVVSSALGDADLDHTVDVVAEACAVYRKALDAADPTPWMAGRPVKPVFRRLV from the coding sequence GTGAACGCCGAAGAACTCGGTCTGCCCCGGTCGCGGCAGGCCAACGAGCGGCTGCACGCCCTGGTCCCCGGCGGCGCGCACACCTACGCCAAGGGCGACGACCAGTACCCGGAGAACCTGGCCCCGGTGATCAGCCACGGCCGGGGTGCCCACGTGTGGGACGTCGACGGCAACCGCTACGTCGAGTACGGCTCCGGCCTGCGGTCGGTCAGCCTCGGCCACGCCCACCCGCGCGTGACGGAGGCCGTACGACGGGAGCTCGACCGGGGCAGCAACTTCGTCCGGCCGTCCATCGTGGAGGTCGACGCCGCGGAACGCTTCCTGGCCACGGTGCCCACGGCGGAGATGGTGAAGTTCGCGAAGAACGGCTCCGACGCCACCACGGCGGCGGTGCGCCTGGCCCGCGCCGCCACCGGACGGCCCCGGGTGGCCGTCTGCGCCGACCATCCGTTCTTCTCGGTCGACGACTGGTTCATCGGCACCACGCCGATGTCGGCCGGCATTCCGGCGGCGACCAACGAGCTGACCGTGGCGTTCCCCTACGGCGACCTGGCCGCCACGGAGGACCTGCTCGCCCGGCACGAGGGCGAGGTGGCCTGCCTGATCCTGGAGCCCGCCACCCACACCGAGCCGCCGCCCGGCTACCTCGCCGGTCTGCGCGAGCTGGCCGACCGGCACGGGTGCGTCCTGGTCTTCGACGAGATGATCACCGGGTTCCGGTGGTCGGAGGCTGGCGCTCAGGGCCTGTACGGCGTGGTCCCCGACCTCTCCACGTTCGGAAAGGCGCTGGGCAACGGGTTCGCCGTCGCCGCGCTGGCCGGGCGCCGGGAGCTGATGGAGCTCGGCGGACTGCGGCACTCCGGCGACCGGGTCTTCCTGCTGTCCACCACCCACGGGGCGGAGACGCACGCGCTGGCGGCCGCGATGGCCGTGCAGGGCACCTACGTCGAGGAGGGCGTCACCGCGCGGCTGCACGCGCTCGGCGACCGGCTGGCCGCCGGCGTCCGGGAGGCCGCGGCGAGCATGGGTGTCGGCGACCACGTCGTCGTCCGGGGCCGGGCCAGCAACCTGGTCTTCGCCACCCTCGACGAGAACGGGCAGCCGTCGCAGCGGTACCGCACCCTGTTCCTGCGCCAACTCCTGGCGGGCGGGGTGCTGGCGCCGTCCTTCGTGGTGAGCAGCGCGCTCGGCGACGCCGACCTCGACCACACCGTGGACGTGGTGGCCGAGGCGTGTGCGGTGTACCGGAAGGCGCTGGACGCCGCCGATCCCACGCCCTGGATGGCCGGACGGCCGGTGAAGCCGGTGTTCCGCCGCTTGGTGTGA
- a CDS encoding dTDP-4-dehydrorhamnose 3,5-epimerase family protein: MKATEVPEISGAYLFRPTPHADARGFFCRTFDADVVRSVGLDPAAFVQDSVSRSVRGVLRGLHLRSGAGEAKLVRCSNGRIFDAVVDLRADSPTYLGRAFFELSGETQTTLYIPAGCAHGFQSLTETSDVSYRIDRAHDPAEDVTIAFDDPDLAIDWPLPVASVSPRDREAPSLADFLKHREG, translated from the coding sequence ATGAAGGCGACCGAAGTGCCGGAGATCTCCGGCGCGTACCTGTTCCGGCCCACGCCGCACGCGGACGCACGCGGATTCTTCTGCCGCACGTTCGACGCCGATGTCGTCCGCTCGGTGGGTCTCGACCCGGCCGCCTTCGTCCAGGACAGCGTGTCGCGCTCGGTCCGGGGCGTGCTGCGCGGCCTGCACCTGCGCTCCGGCGCCGGTGAGGCCAAGCTGGTGCGGTGCTCCAACGGGAGGATCTTCGACGCCGTCGTGGACCTGCGTGCGGACTCGCCGACCTATCTGGGCCGGGCGTTCTTCGAGCTGTCCGGCGAGACGCAGACGACCCTGTACATCCCGGCGGGGTGTGCGCACGGCTTCCAGTCGCTGACGGAGACCTCCGACGTCTCGTACCGGATCGACCGCGCGCACGACCCGGCCGAGGACGTGACGATCGCCTTCGACGACCCGGACCTCGCCATCGACTGGCCGCTGCCGGTCGCCTCGGTGTCCCCCCGGGACCGGGAGGCGCCGAGCCTCGCCGACTTCCTCAAGCACAGGGAGGGATGA
- a CDS encoding polysaccharide pyruvyl transferase family protein gives MTSMREKPLRIGVFGLFGAGNSGNDGSLEAVLDHLRAAHPDAVVDAMCGGPETVATRYGVPATRLNWYRGEYRTASRASAIAAKALGKLVDVFRTAAWVRRHDAVIVPGTGVLETTLPLRPWGFPYSLFLLCLTGRLFGTRVALVSVGAGAIGVRPTRVLTRWSTRLAAYRSYRDDQSRDAMRAMGVNTARDEVYADLVFALPGPSASEPVETRGPVCVGVMDFHGSNDERDVAEEIHRRYLDGTTRFVRALVEEGRPVRLLTGDELDRPVAAAIVDAVGSPLVTVAEAASLADLMKETASADTVVATRYHNLVCALKVGTPTLALSYSGKSDALMAEMGMGAYCHPAREADADRLLEQFRELERRSGPVRRTLCERNLVVARRVEDQFAALTTALFPATDHAHALREAP, from the coding sequence ATGACCTCCATGCGCGAAAAGCCTTTACGCATTGGCGTGTTCGGCCTGTTCGGTGCCGGCAACAGCGGCAACGACGGGTCGCTGGAAGCCGTGCTCGACCACCTGAGGGCCGCACATCCCGACGCGGTCGTGGACGCGATGTGCGGCGGACCCGAAACCGTCGCGACCCGGTACGGGGTTCCCGCGACGCGGCTCAACTGGTACCGCGGGGAGTACCGGACCGCTTCGCGCGCGAGCGCGATCGCCGCCAAGGCCCTGGGCAAGCTCGTCGACGTGTTCCGCACCGCCGCCTGGGTGCGCCGGCACGACGCGGTGATCGTGCCGGGCACGGGAGTCCTGGAGACCACGCTGCCGCTCAGGCCCTGGGGCTTCCCGTACTCGCTGTTCCTGCTCTGCCTGACGGGCCGGCTGTTCGGCACCCGCGTCGCGCTGGTCAGTGTCGGCGCCGGTGCGATCGGGGTCCGGCCGACCCGGGTACTGACGCGCTGGTCGACGCGGCTGGCCGCGTACCGGTCGTACCGGGACGACCAGTCGCGCGACGCCATGCGGGCGATGGGCGTGAACACCGCGCGGGACGAGGTCTACGCGGACCTGGTCTTCGCCCTGCCGGGGCCGTCCGCGAGCGAGCCCGTGGAGACGCGGGGCCCGGTCTGCGTCGGCGTGATGGACTTCCACGGCAGCAACGACGAGCGGGACGTGGCCGAGGAGATCCACCGGCGCTACCTCGACGGGACGACTCGGTTCGTCCGTGCGCTGGTCGAGGAGGGCAGGCCGGTCCGGCTGCTCACCGGCGACGAGCTCGACCGGCCGGTGGCCGCCGCGATCGTCGACGCGGTGGGCTCGCCGCTGGTCACCGTCGCCGAGGCGGCCTCGCTGGCCGACCTGATGAAGGAGACGGCCAGTGCCGACACCGTGGTGGCGACCCGGTACCACAACCTGGTCTGCGCCCTGAAGGTCGGCACACCGACCCTGGCTCTCAGCTACTCGGGCAAGAGCGACGCCCTGATGGCCGAGATGGGGATGGGGGCCTACTGCCATCCGGCCCGCGAGGCCGACGCCGACCGGCTGCTCGAACAGTTCCGCGAGCTGGAACGGCGGTCGGGCCCGGTGCGGCGCACCCTCTGCGAGCGGAACCTGGTCGTCGCCCGGCGCGTCGAGGACCAGTTCGCCGCGCTGACCACGGCGCTGTTCCCGGCGACCGACCACGCCCACGCCCTGCGGGAGGCACCATGA